A single genomic interval of Lynx canadensis isolate LIC74 chromosome A2, mLynCan4.pri.v2, whole genome shotgun sequence harbors:
- the BAP1 gene encoding ubiquitin carboxyl-terminal hydrolase BAP1 isoform X2, translating into MNKGWLELESDPGLFTLLVEDFGVKGVQVEEIYDLQSKCQGPVYGFIFLFKWIEERRSRRKVSTLVDDTSVIDDDIVNNMFFAHQLIPNSCATHALLSVLLNCSNVDLGPTLSRMKDFTKGFSPESKGYAIGNAPELAKAHNSHARPEPRHLPEKQNGLSAVRTMEAFHFVSYVPITGRLFELDGLKVYPIDHGPWGEDEEWTDKARRVIMERIGLATAGIKYEARLHVLKVNRQTVLEALQQLIRVTQPELIQTHKSQEPQLPEESKPASSKSPLALEAGRAPAASEGTHTDGVEDVAGSCPQAPSHSPPSKPKLVVKPPGSSLNGVPPNPTPIVQRLPAFLDNHNYAKSPMQEEEDLAAGVGRSRAPVRPPQQYSDDEDDYEDDEDDDVQNTNSAIRYKRKGPGKPGPLSGSGDGQLSVLQPNTINVLAEKLKESQKDLSIPLSIKTSSGAASPAVAVPTHPQPSPTPSNESTDTASEIGSAFNSPLRSPIRSANPTRPSSPVTSHISKVLFGEDDSLLRVDCIRYNRAVRDLGPVISTGLLHLAEDGVLSPLALTECGKGSSPCSRPSQGSQGSSSPEEKEVVESADGREKPGLARPGEPLSGEKYSPKELLALLKCVEAEIANYEACLKEEVEKRKKFKIDDQRRTHNYDEFICTFISMLAQEGMLANLVEQNISVRRRQGVSIGRLHKQRKPDRRKRSRPYKAKRQ; encoded by the exons ATGAATAAGGGCTGGCTGGAGCTGGAGAGCGACCCTG GCCTCTTCACCCTCCTGGTGGAAGATTTCG GTGTCAAAGGGGTGCAGGTGGAAGAGATCTATGACCTTCAGAGCAAATGCCAGGG CCCAGTGTATGGATTCATCTTCCTGTTCAAATGGATCGAAGAGCGCCGATCCCGTCGCAAGGTCTCTACCTTGGTGGATGATACGTCTGTGATTGATGATGATATTGTGAATAACATGTTCTTTGCCCATCAG CTGATCCCCAACTCTTGTGCCACTCATGCCCTGCTGAGCGTGCTCCTGAACTGCAGCAATGTGGACCTGGGTCCCACCCTGAGTCGCATGAAGGATTTCACCAAAGGCTTCAGCCCTGAG agCAAAGGATATGCGATTGGCAATGCCCCAGAGTTGGCCAAAGCACATAATAGCCATGCCAG GCCTGAGCCACGCCACCTCCCTGAGAAGCAGAATGGCCTTAGTGCAGTGCGGACCATGGAGGCATTCCACTTTGTCAGCTATGTGCCTATCACAGGCCGGCTTTTTGAGCTGGATGGGCTGAAGGTCTACCCCATTGACCATG GGCCCTGGGGGGAGGATGAGGAGTGGACAGACAAGGCCCGGCGGGTCATCATGGAGCGTATCGGCCTCGCCACCGCAGG GATCAAGTATGAGGCCAGGCTGCATGTGCTAAAGGTGAACCGTCAGACAGTACTGGAGGCCCTGCAGCAG CTGATTAGGGTGACGCAGCCAGAGCTGATTCAGACCCACAAGTCTCAAGAGCCACAGCTGCCTGAGGAGTCCAAACCAGCCAGCAGCAAGTCCCCTCTGGCgctggaggcaggcagggcccCAGCAGCCTCTGAGGGCACTCACACAG ATGGTGTGGAGGACGTGGCTGGTTCATGCCCCCAGGCCCCAAGCCACAGCCCTCCCAGCAAACCTAAGCTGGTGGTGAAGCCTCCAGGGAGCAGCCTCAACGGGGTTCCTCCCAACCCCACTCCCATTGTTCAGCGGCTGCCGGCCTTTCTGGACAATCACAACTATGCCAAGTCCCCCATGCAG GAGGAGGAAGACCTGGCAGCAGGTGTGGGCCGCAGCCGAGCTCCAGTCCGCCCGCCCCAGCAGTACTCGGATGATGAGGACGACTACGAGGATGATGAGGACGACGATGTGCAGAACACCAACTCTGCCATCAG GTACAAGCGAAAGGGGCCAGGGAAGCCAGGACCACTGAGCGGCTCTGGGGACGGGCAGCTGTCAGTGCTGCAGCCCAACACCATCAATGTCTTGGCCGAAAAGCTCAAAGAGTCCCAGAAAGACCTCTCAATTCCTCTGTCCATCAAGACCAGCAGCGGGGCCGCAAGCCCAGCCGTGGCGGTTCCTACACACCCGCAGCCCTCGCCCACCCCCAGCAACGAGAGCACGGACACAGCCTCCGAGATCGGCAGTGCTTTCAACTCGCCTCTGCGGTCGCCCATTCGCTCAGCTAACCCGACGCGGCCCTCCAGCCCTGTCACCTCCCACATCTCCAAGGTGCTTTTTGGAGAGGATGACAGCTTGCTGCGTGTTGACTGCATCCGCTACAATCGTGCTGTACGAGACCTGGGTCCTGTCATCAGCACAGGCCTGCTGCATCTCGCTGAGGATGGTGTGCTGAGTCCTCTGGCACTGACAG AGTGTGGGAAGGGTTCTTCGCCCTGCAGCAGACCAAGCCAAGGCAGCCAGGGCTCCAGCAGCCCAGAAGAGAAGGAGGTGGTGGAATCTGCAGACGGCAGAGAGAAGCCTGGGTTGGCCAGGCCCGGTGAGCCCTTGAGCGGGGAGAAGTACTCACCCAAG GAGCTGCTGGCACTGTTGAAGTGTGTGGAAGCAGAGATCGCAAACTATGAGGCCTGCCTCAAGGAGGaagtggagaagaggaagaagttcAAG ATTGACGACCAGAGAAGGACCCACAACTACGATGAGTTCATCTGTACCTTCATCTCCATGCTGGCCCAGGAAG
- the BAP1 gene encoding ubiquitin carboxyl-terminal hydrolase BAP1 isoform X1, which yields MNKGWLELESDPGLFTLLVEDFGVKGVQVEEIYDLQSKCQGPVYGFIFLFKWIEERRSRRKVSTLVDDTSVIDDDIVNNMFFAHQLIPNSCATHALLSVLLNCSNVDLGPTLSRMKDFTKGFSPESKGYAIGNAPELAKAHNSHARPEPRHLPEKQNGLSAVRTMEAFHFVSYVPITGRLFELDGLKVYPIDHGPWGEDEEWTDKARRVIMERIGLATAGEPYHDIRFNLMAVVPDRRIKYEARLHVLKVNRQTVLEALQQLIRVTQPELIQTHKSQEPQLPEESKPASSKSPLALEAGRAPAASEGTHTDGVEDVAGSCPQAPSHSPPSKPKLVVKPPGSSLNGVPPNPTPIVQRLPAFLDNHNYAKSPMQEEEDLAAGVGRSRAPVRPPQQYSDDEDDYEDDEDDDVQNTNSAIRYKRKGPGKPGPLSGSGDGQLSVLQPNTINVLAEKLKESQKDLSIPLSIKTSSGAASPAVAVPTHPQPSPTPSNESTDTASEIGSAFNSPLRSPIRSANPTRPSSPVTSHISKVLFGEDDSLLRVDCIRYNRAVRDLGPVISTGLLHLAEDGVLSPLALTECGKGSSPCSRPSQGSQGSSSPEEKEVVESADGREKPGLARPGEPLSGEKYSPKELLALLKCVEAEIANYEACLKEEVEKRKKFKIDDQRRTHNYDEFICTFISMLAQEGMLANLVEQNISVRRRQGVSIGRLHKQRKPDRRKRSRPYKAKRQ from the exons ATGAATAAGGGCTGGCTGGAGCTGGAGAGCGACCCTG GCCTCTTCACCCTCCTGGTGGAAGATTTCG GTGTCAAAGGGGTGCAGGTGGAAGAGATCTATGACCTTCAGAGCAAATGCCAGGG CCCAGTGTATGGATTCATCTTCCTGTTCAAATGGATCGAAGAGCGCCGATCCCGTCGCAAGGTCTCTACCTTGGTGGATGATACGTCTGTGATTGATGATGATATTGTGAATAACATGTTCTTTGCCCATCAG CTGATCCCCAACTCTTGTGCCACTCATGCCCTGCTGAGCGTGCTCCTGAACTGCAGCAATGTGGACCTGGGTCCCACCCTGAGTCGCATGAAGGATTTCACCAAAGGCTTCAGCCCTGAG agCAAAGGATATGCGATTGGCAATGCCCCAGAGTTGGCCAAAGCACATAATAGCCATGCCAG GCCTGAGCCACGCCACCTCCCTGAGAAGCAGAATGGCCTTAGTGCAGTGCGGACCATGGAGGCATTCCACTTTGTCAGCTATGTGCCTATCACAGGCCGGCTTTTTGAGCTGGATGGGCTGAAGGTCTACCCCATTGACCATG GGCCCTGGGGGGAGGATGAGGAGTGGACAGACAAGGCCCGGCGGGTCATCATGGAGCGTATCGGCCTCGCCACCGCAGG GGAGCCCTACCATGACATCCGCTTCAACCTGATGGCGGTGGTGCCCGACCGCAGGATCAAGTATGAGGCCAGGCTGCATGTGCTAAAGGTGAACCGTCAGACAGTACTGGAGGCCCTGCAGCAG CTGATTAGGGTGACGCAGCCAGAGCTGATTCAGACCCACAAGTCTCAAGAGCCACAGCTGCCTGAGGAGTCCAAACCAGCCAGCAGCAAGTCCCCTCTGGCgctggaggcaggcagggcccCAGCAGCCTCTGAGGGCACTCACACAG ATGGTGTGGAGGACGTGGCTGGTTCATGCCCCCAGGCCCCAAGCCACAGCCCTCCCAGCAAACCTAAGCTGGTGGTGAAGCCTCCAGGGAGCAGCCTCAACGGGGTTCCTCCCAACCCCACTCCCATTGTTCAGCGGCTGCCGGCCTTTCTGGACAATCACAACTATGCCAAGTCCCCCATGCAG GAGGAGGAAGACCTGGCAGCAGGTGTGGGCCGCAGCCGAGCTCCAGTCCGCCCGCCCCAGCAGTACTCGGATGATGAGGACGACTACGAGGATGATGAGGACGACGATGTGCAGAACACCAACTCTGCCATCAG GTACAAGCGAAAGGGGCCAGGGAAGCCAGGACCACTGAGCGGCTCTGGGGACGGGCAGCTGTCAGTGCTGCAGCCCAACACCATCAATGTCTTGGCCGAAAAGCTCAAAGAGTCCCAGAAAGACCTCTCAATTCCTCTGTCCATCAAGACCAGCAGCGGGGCCGCAAGCCCAGCCGTGGCGGTTCCTACACACCCGCAGCCCTCGCCCACCCCCAGCAACGAGAGCACGGACACAGCCTCCGAGATCGGCAGTGCTTTCAACTCGCCTCTGCGGTCGCCCATTCGCTCAGCTAACCCGACGCGGCCCTCCAGCCCTGTCACCTCCCACATCTCCAAGGTGCTTTTTGGAGAGGATGACAGCTTGCTGCGTGTTGACTGCATCCGCTACAATCGTGCTGTACGAGACCTGGGTCCTGTCATCAGCACAGGCCTGCTGCATCTCGCTGAGGATGGTGTGCTGAGTCCTCTGGCACTGACAG AGTGTGGGAAGGGTTCTTCGCCCTGCAGCAGACCAAGCCAAGGCAGCCAGGGCTCCAGCAGCCCAGAAGAGAAGGAGGTGGTGGAATCTGCAGACGGCAGAGAGAAGCCTGGGTTGGCCAGGCCCGGTGAGCCCTTGAGCGGGGAGAAGTACTCACCCAAG GAGCTGCTGGCACTGTTGAAGTGTGTGGAAGCAGAGATCGCAAACTATGAGGCCTGCCTCAAGGAGGaagtggagaagaggaagaagttcAAG ATTGACGACCAGAGAAGGACCCACAACTACGATGAGTTCATCTGTACCTTCATCTCCATGCTGGCCCAGGAAG
- the BAP1 gene encoding ubiquitin carboxyl-terminal hydrolase BAP1 isoform X3 has translation MPGLIPNSCATHALLSVLLNCSNVDLGPTLSRMKDFTKGFSPESKGYAIGNAPELAKAHNSHARPEPRHLPEKQNGLSAVRTMEAFHFVSYVPITGRLFELDGLKVYPIDHGPWGEDEEWTDKARRVIMERIGLATAGEPYHDIRFNLMAVVPDRRIKYEARLHVLKVNRQTVLEALQQLIRVTQPELIQTHKSQEPQLPEESKPASSKSPLALEAGRAPAASEGTHTDGVEDVAGSCPQAPSHSPPSKPKLVVKPPGSSLNGVPPNPTPIVQRLPAFLDNHNYAKSPMQEEEDLAAGVGRSRAPVRPPQQYSDDEDDYEDDEDDDVQNTNSAIRYKRKGPGKPGPLSGSGDGQLSVLQPNTINVLAEKLKESQKDLSIPLSIKTSSGAASPAVAVPTHPQPSPTPSNESTDTASEIGSAFNSPLRSPIRSANPTRPSSPVTSHISKVLFGEDDSLLRVDCIRYNRAVRDLGPVISTGLLHLAEDGVLSPLALTECGKGSSPCSRPSQGSQGSSSPEEKEVVESADGREKPGLARPGEPLSGEKYSPKELLALLKCVEAEIANYEACLKEEVEKRKKFKIDDQRRTHNYDEFICTFISMLAQEGMLANLVEQNISVRRRQGVSIGRLHKQRKPDRRKRSRPYKAKRQ, from the exons ATGCCAGGG CTGATCCCCAACTCTTGTGCCACTCATGCCCTGCTGAGCGTGCTCCTGAACTGCAGCAATGTGGACCTGGGTCCCACCCTGAGTCGCATGAAGGATTTCACCAAAGGCTTCAGCCCTGAG agCAAAGGATATGCGATTGGCAATGCCCCAGAGTTGGCCAAAGCACATAATAGCCATGCCAG GCCTGAGCCACGCCACCTCCCTGAGAAGCAGAATGGCCTTAGTGCAGTGCGGACCATGGAGGCATTCCACTTTGTCAGCTATGTGCCTATCACAGGCCGGCTTTTTGAGCTGGATGGGCTGAAGGTCTACCCCATTGACCATG GGCCCTGGGGGGAGGATGAGGAGTGGACAGACAAGGCCCGGCGGGTCATCATGGAGCGTATCGGCCTCGCCACCGCAGG GGAGCCCTACCATGACATCCGCTTCAACCTGATGGCGGTGGTGCCCGACCGCAGGATCAAGTATGAGGCCAGGCTGCATGTGCTAAAGGTGAACCGTCAGACAGTACTGGAGGCCCTGCAGCAG CTGATTAGGGTGACGCAGCCAGAGCTGATTCAGACCCACAAGTCTCAAGAGCCACAGCTGCCTGAGGAGTCCAAACCAGCCAGCAGCAAGTCCCCTCTGGCgctggaggcaggcagggcccCAGCAGCCTCTGAGGGCACTCACACAG ATGGTGTGGAGGACGTGGCTGGTTCATGCCCCCAGGCCCCAAGCCACAGCCCTCCCAGCAAACCTAAGCTGGTGGTGAAGCCTCCAGGGAGCAGCCTCAACGGGGTTCCTCCCAACCCCACTCCCATTGTTCAGCGGCTGCCGGCCTTTCTGGACAATCACAACTATGCCAAGTCCCCCATGCAG GAGGAGGAAGACCTGGCAGCAGGTGTGGGCCGCAGCCGAGCTCCAGTCCGCCCGCCCCAGCAGTACTCGGATGATGAGGACGACTACGAGGATGATGAGGACGACGATGTGCAGAACACCAACTCTGCCATCAG GTACAAGCGAAAGGGGCCAGGGAAGCCAGGACCACTGAGCGGCTCTGGGGACGGGCAGCTGTCAGTGCTGCAGCCCAACACCATCAATGTCTTGGCCGAAAAGCTCAAAGAGTCCCAGAAAGACCTCTCAATTCCTCTGTCCATCAAGACCAGCAGCGGGGCCGCAAGCCCAGCCGTGGCGGTTCCTACACACCCGCAGCCCTCGCCCACCCCCAGCAACGAGAGCACGGACACAGCCTCCGAGATCGGCAGTGCTTTCAACTCGCCTCTGCGGTCGCCCATTCGCTCAGCTAACCCGACGCGGCCCTCCAGCCCTGTCACCTCCCACATCTCCAAGGTGCTTTTTGGAGAGGATGACAGCTTGCTGCGTGTTGACTGCATCCGCTACAATCGTGCTGTACGAGACCTGGGTCCTGTCATCAGCACAGGCCTGCTGCATCTCGCTGAGGATGGTGTGCTGAGTCCTCTGGCACTGACAG AGTGTGGGAAGGGTTCTTCGCCCTGCAGCAGACCAAGCCAAGGCAGCCAGGGCTCCAGCAGCCCAGAAGAGAAGGAGGTGGTGGAATCTGCAGACGGCAGAGAGAAGCCTGGGTTGGCCAGGCCCGGTGAGCCCTTGAGCGGGGAGAAGTACTCACCCAAG GAGCTGCTGGCACTGTTGAAGTGTGTGGAAGCAGAGATCGCAAACTATGAGGCCTGCCTCAAGGAGGaagtggagaagaggaagaagttcAAG ATTGACGACCAGAGAAGGACCCACAACTACGATGAGTTCATCTGTACCTTCATCTCCATGCTGGCCCAGGAAG
- the PHF7 gene encoding PHD finger protein 7 isoform X1, with protein sequence MKTIKEKKKERQRLRKSAKTRRVTQRKPSSGPVCRLCLREPGDPEKLGEFLQKDNLSVHYFCLILSSKLPQRGQSNRGFHGFLPEDIKKEAARASRKICFVCKKKGAAINCQKDQCVRNFHLPCGQERGCLSQFFGEYKSFCGKHRPTQDIQQGKAGEESCVLCCEDLSQASVENIQSPCCSQTVYHRKCIQKYAHTSAKHFFKCPQCNNREEFPQEMLRMGIHIPDRDAAWELEPGAFSELYQRYQHCDAPICLYEQGRDSFEDEGRWRLILCATCGSHGTHRDCSSLRANSKKWECEECAPSAEATDHTLENSGAVPCCSSTFHSGGHFCRDTSLEQNPGPSCTDWPGPYLLEKPESSGGRRGHSWQSKGVRITKSSKKSK encoded by the exons ATGAAGactattaaagaaaagaagaaggaacgTCAAAGACTGAG AAAATCTGCCAAGACAAGGAGGGTAACCCAAAGGAAGCCGTCTTCAGGGCCTG TTTGCCGGCTATGCCTTCGAGAACCTGGGGATCCCGAAAAACTGGGGGAATTTCTTCAGAAAGACAATCTCAGCGTGCATTATTTTTGTCTT ATCCTATCTAGCAAGCTGCCTCAGAGAGGCCAGTCCAACAGAGGTTTCCATGGATTCTTGCCGGAAGACATCAAAAAGGAGGCAGCCCGGGCTTCTAGGAAG ATCTGCTTTGTGTGCAAGAAAAAGGGAGCTGCCATCAACTGCCAGAAGGATCAATGCGTCAGAAACTTCCATCTTCCTTGTGGCCAAGAAAGGGGTTGCCTTTCACAATTTTTTGGAGAGTACAA ATCATTTTGTGGAAAACATCGCCCAACACAGGACATCcagcaggggaaggcaggggaggaaagCTGTGTCTTATGTTGTGAAGACTTATCCCAAGCAAGTGTTGAAAACATCCAGAGTCCATGTTGTAGTCAAACTGTCTACCACCGCAAGTGCATACAG AAATATGCCCACACATCAGCAAAGCATTTCTTCAAATGTCCACAGTGTAACAATCGAGAAGAGTTTCCTCAAGAAATGCTAAGAATGGGAATTCATATTCCAGACAG AGATGCTGCCTGGGAACTCGAGCCAGGGGCTTTCTCGGAGTTGTATCAGCGCTACCAACATTGTGATGCCCCCATCTGTCTGTATGAACAAGGCAGAGACAGCTTTGAGGACGAAGG GAGATGGCGCCTCATTCTGTGTGCTACGTGCGGATCCCACGGAACTCATAGGGACTGCTCTTCTCTTAGAGCCAACAGTAAGAAATGGGAGTGTGAAGAGTGTGCACCTTCTGCTGAAGCCACAG ACCACACACTTGAAAACTCAGGTGCCGTCCCTTGCTGCAGCAGCACCTTCCACTCCGGGGGGCATTTCTGCAGAGACACCAGCCTGGAACAGAACCCAGGCCCTTCTTGTACTGATTGGCCAGGACCTTACTTACTAGAAAAACCAGAGTCCTCTGGTGGCAGGAGGGGCCACTCCTGGCAGTCCAAGGGTGTCAGAATCACTAAGAGCAGCAAAAAATCCAAGTAA
- the PHF7 gene encoding PHD finger protein 7 isoform X2, producing MKTIKEKKKERQRLRKSAKTRRVTQRKPSSGPVCRLCLREPGDPEKLGEFLQKDNLSVHYFCLICFVCKKKGAAINCQKDQCVRNFHLPCGQERGCLSQFFGEYKSFCGKHRPTQDIQQGKAGEESCVLCCEDLSQASVENIQSPCCSQTVYHRKCIQKYAHTSAKHFFKCPQCNNREEFPQEMLRMGIHIPDRDAAWELEPGAFSELYQRYQHCDAPICLYEQGRDSFEDEGRWRLILCATCGSHGTHRDCSSLRANSKKWECEECAPSAEATDHTLENSGAVPCCSSTFHSGGHFCRDTSLEQNPGPSCTDWPGPYLLEKPESSGGRRGHSWQSKGVRITKSSKKSK from the exons ATGAAGactattaaagaaaagaagaaggaacgTCAAAGACTGAG AAAATCTGCCAAGACAAGGAGGGTAACCCAAAGGAAGCCGTCTTCAGGGCCTG TTTGCCGGCTATGCCTTCGAGAACCTGGGGATCCCGAAAAACTGGGGGAATTTCTTCAGAAAGACAATCTCAGCGTGCATTATTTTTGTCTT ATCTGCTTTGTGTGCAAGAAAAAGGGAGCTGCCATCAACTGCCAGAAGGATCAATGCGTCAGAAACTTCCATCTTCCTTGTGGCCAAGAAAGGGGTTGCCTTTCACAATTTTTTGGAGAGTACAA ATCATTTTGTGGAAAACATCGCCCAACACAGGACATCcagcaggggaaggcaggggaggaaagCTGTGTCTTATGTTGTGAAGACTTATCCCAAGCAAGTGTTGAAAACATCCAGAGTCCATGTTGTAGTCAAACTGTCTACCACCGCAAGTGCATACAG AAATATGCCCACACATCAGCAAAGCATTTCTTCAAATGTCCACAGTGTAACAATCGAGAAGAGTTTCCTCAAGAAATGCTAAGAATGGGAATTCATATTCCAGACAG AGATGCTGCCTGGGAACTCGAGCCAGGGGCTTTCTCGGAGTTGTATCAGCGCTACCAACATTGTGATGCCCCCATCTGTCTGTATGAACAAGGCAGAGACAGCTTTGAGGACGAAGG GAGATGGCGCCTCATTCTGTGTGCTACGTGCGGATCCCACGGAACTCATAGGGACTGCTCTTCTCTTAGAGCCAACAGTAAGAAATGGGAGTGTGAAGAGTGTGCACCTTCTGCTGAAGCCACAG ACCACACACTTGAAAACTCAGGTGCCGTCCCTTGCTGCAGCAGCACCTTCCACTCCGGGGGGCATTTCTGCAGAGACACCAGCCTGGAACAGAACCCAGGCCCTTCTTGTACTGATTGGCCAGGACCTTACTTACTAGAAAAACCAGAGTCCTCTGGTGGCAGGAGGGGCCACTCCTGGCAGTCCAAGGGTGTCAGAATCACTAAGAGCAGCAAAAAATCCAAGTAA
- the PHF7 gene encoding PHD finger protein 7 isoform X3, translating to MKTIKEKKKERQRLRKSAKTRRVTQRKPSSGPVCRLCLREPGDPEKLGEFLQKDNLSVHYFCLILSSKLPQRGQSNRGFHGFLPEDIKKEAARASRKICFVCKKKGAAINCQKDQCVRNFHLPCGQERGCLSQFFGEYKSFCGKHRPTQDIQQGKAGEESCVLCCEDLSQASVENIQSPCCSQTVYHRKCIQKYAHTSAKHFFKCPQCNNREEFPQEMLRMGIHIPDRRWRLILCATCGSHGTHRDCSSLRANSKKWECEECAPSAEATDHTLENSGAVPCCSSTFHSGGHFCRDTSLEQNPGPSCTDWPGPYLLEKPESSGGRRGHSWQSKGVRITKSSKKSK from the exons ATGAAGactattaaagaaaagaagaaggaacgTCAAAGACTGAG AAAATCTGCCAAGACAAGGAGGGTAACCCAAAGGAAGCCGTCTTCAGGGCCTG TTTGCCGGCTATGCCTTCGAGAACCTGGGGATCCCGAAAAACTGGGGGAATTTCTTCAGAAAGACAATCTCAGCGTGCATTATTTTTGTCTT ATCCTATCTAGCAAGCTGCCTCAGAGAGGCCAGTCCAACAGAGGTTTCCATGGATTCTTGCCGGAAGACATCAAAAAGGAGGCAGCCCGGGCTTCTAGGAAG ATCTGCTTTGTGTGCAAGAAAAAGGGAGCTGCCATCAACTGCCAGAAGGATCAATGCGTCAGAAACTTCCATCTTCCTTGTGGCCAAGAAAGGGGTTGCCTTTCACAATTTTTTGGAGAGTACAA ATCATTTTGTGGAAAACATCGCCCAACACAGGACATCcagcaggggaaggcaggggaggaaagCTGTGTCTTATGTTGTGAAGACTTATCCCAAGCAAGTGTTGAAAACATCCAGAGTCCATGTTGTAGTCAAACTGTCTACCACCGCAAGTGCATACAG AAATATGCCCACACATCAGCAAAGCATTTCTTCAAATGTCCACAGTGTAACAATCGAGAAGAGTTTCCTCAAGAAATGCTAAGAATGGGAATTCATATTCCAGACAG GAGATGGCGCCTCATTCTGTGTGCTACGTGCGGATCCCACGGAACTCATAGGGACTGCTCTTCTCTTAGAGCCAACAGTAAGAAATGGGAGTGTGAAGAGTGTGCACCTTCTGCTGAAGCCACAG ACCACACACTTGAAAACTCAGGTGCCGTCCCTTGCTGCAGCAGCACCTTCCACTCCGGGGGGCATTTCTGCAGAGACACCAGCCTGGAACAGAACCCAGGCCCTTCTTGTACTGATTGGCCAGGACCTTACTTACTAGAAAAACCAGAGTCCTCTGGTGGCAGGAGGGGCCACTCCTGGCAGTCCAAGGGTGTCAGAATCACTAAGAGCAGCAAAAAATCCAAGTAA
- the PHF7 gene encoding PHD finger protein 7 isoform X4: protein MKTIKEKKKERQRLRKSAKTRRVTQRKPSSGPVCRLCLREPGDPEKLGEFLQKDNLSVHYFCLILSSKLPQRGQSNRGFHGFLPEDIKKEAARASRKICFVCKKKGAAINCQKDQCVRNFHLPCGQERGCLSQFFGEYKSFCGKHRPTQDIQQGKAGEESCVLCCEDLSQASVENIQSPCCSQTVYHRKCIQKYAHTSAKHFFKCPQCNNREEFPQEMLRMGIHIPDRDAAWELEPGAFSELYQRYQHCDAPICLYEQGRDSFEDEGRWRLILCATCGSHGTHRDCSSLRANSKKWECEECAPSAEATGSHPGYHIALSRHVSLGSSWL from the exons ATGAAGactattaaagaaaagaagaaggaacgTCAAAGACTGAG AAAATCTGCCAAGACAAGGAGGGTAACCCAAAGGAAGCCGTCTTCAGGGCCTG TTTGCCGGCTATGCCTTCGAGAACCTGGGGATCCCGAAAAACTGGGGGAATTTCTTCAGAAAGACAATCTCAGCGTGCATTATTTTTGTCTT ATCCTATCTAGCAAGCTGCCTCAGAGAGGCCAGTCCAACAGAGGTTTCCATGGATTCTTGCCGGAAGACATCAAAAAGGAGGCAGCCCGGGCTTCTAGGAAG ATCTGCTTTGTGTGCAAGAAAAAGGGAGCTGCCATCAACTGCCAGAAGGATCAATGCGTCAGAAACTTCCATCTTCCTTGTGGCCAAGAAAGGGGTTGCCTTTCACAATTTTTTGGAGAGTACAA ATCATTTTGTGGAAAACATCGCCCAACACAGGACATCcagcaggggaaggcaggggaggaaagCTGTGTCTTATGTTGTGAAGACTTATCCCAAGCAAGTGTTGAAAACATCCAGAGTCCATGTTGTAGTCAAACTGTCTACCACCGCAAGTGCATACAG AAATATGCCCACACATCAGCAAAGCATTTCTTCAAATGTCCACAGTGTAACAATCGAGAAGAGTTTCCTCAAGAAATGCTAAGAATGGGAATTCATATTCCAGACAG AGATGCTGCCTGGGAACTCGAGCCAGGGGCTTTCTCGGAGTTGTATCAGCGCTACCAACATTGTGATGCCCCCATCTGTCTGTATGAACAAGGCAGAGACAGCTTTGAGGACGAAGG GAGATGGCGCCTCATTCTGTGTGCTACGTGCGGATCCCACGGAACTCATAGGGACTGCTCTTCTCTTAGAGCCAACAGTAAGAAATGGGAGTGTGAAGAGTGTGCACCTTCTGCTGAAGCCACAG gatcccatccaggataccacattgcaTTGAGTCGTCATGTCTCCCTAGGTTCCTCTTGGCTGTAA